One segment of Leptospirillum ferrooxidans C2-3 DNA contains the following:
- a CDS encoding aminotransferase class I/II-fold pyridoxal phosphate-dependent enzyme: MDHLIKWDHGGGPAGSCELDTSTTINPLGPPFSMDLLWKKLSGEMAFYPDPYSGKVQSELASCYSLPHENVLPGSGATALLYRLFETLNPLRLILPEPIFSEYPRAGEAFGIPMVFVSSETRSSRFPWQVDPGFSGVIENARRGDLVVLVNPVNPTGEEFSRDSLMALGNHLFLKGAFLLIDESFQDFIAGRSSVLAFKDEFLSSFYVLKSFTKISGLAGIRTGALFGPAEILSLVRRRLGPWSLGLLEQEVISRLVSNREGSLDQCAVLSGLLEILAQSLLNEKIPVSRGAGPFLLARTGWGARAGELADRSLGDFGVRLRVASGFGPSNGGDWIRIGFQGLTHPERVVDTILRLS; this comes from the coding sequence TTGGATCATCTGATCAAATGGGACCATGGGGGTGGTCCTGCCGGAAGCTGCGAACTGGATACCAGCACCACGATCAATCCCCTGGGACCTCCTTTCTCAATGGATCTTTTATGGAAAAAGCTATCGGGGGAGATGGCCTTCTATCCTGATCCATATTCCGGAAAAGTCCAGTCAGAACTCGCTTCCTGTTACTCTCTTCCCCATGAAAATGTCCTTCCGGGATCTGGTGCCACAGCTCTTTTATATCGCTTGTTTGAAACACTGAATCCTTTACGACTCATTCTCCCTGAACCGATTTTCTCAGAGTATCCCAGGGCTGGAGAGGCTTTTGGCATCCCGATGGTCTTTGTCAGCTCAGAGACCCGGAGCTCCCGCTTCCCATGGCAGGTGGATCCCGGATTTTCGGGTGTGATTGAAAACGCCCGTCGTGGAGATCTTGTGGTTTTGGTTAACCCCGTTAACCCGACCGGAGAGGAGTTCTCCCGGGACTCTCTTATGGCATTGGGAAATCATTTATTTTTAAAAGGAGCCTTTCTCTTGATCGATGAATCCTTTCAGGACTTCATCGCAGGGAGAAGCTCTGTTCTGGCTTTTAAGGACGAGTTTTTATCATCCTTTTATGTCTTGAAAAGCTTTACGAAGATATCAGGGCTTGCCGGTATCCGGACCGGCGCATTGTTTGGTCCGGCGGAGATTCTGTCTTTGGTTCGGAGGAGGCTGGGGCCATGGTCCTTGGGGCTTTTGGAGCAGGAAGTGATCTCTCGGCTGGTTTCCAACCGTGAAGGATCTCTGGATCAGTGTGCGGTCCTCTCAGGACTTCTGGAGATTCTGGCCCAATCGCTTCTCAATGAAAAAATTCCCGTTTCCCGTGGAGCCGGTCCCTTTTTGCTGGCGAGAACGGGCTGGGGAGCGCGCGCAGGGGAGCTTGCCGATCGCTCTCTTGGGGATTTCGGTGTCAGGCTCCGGGTTGCCTCCGGATTCGGACCTTCCAATGGTGGCGACTGGATCCGGATTGGTTTTCAGGGGTTGACCCACCCCGAAAGGGTTGTTGATACCATTTTGCGGCTTTCATGA
- a CDS encoding acylphosphatase, translating to MSETPSGRPHFPTTAVTESIIVSGHVHGVGYRAFVLSHALRLGLWGKVRNQEDKTVLVVVSGLPDAIDQLVLELQKGPFGSRVDCVLRTSLGVAGEQSGPFVIDRDL from the coding sequence ATGTCAGAGACTCCATCTGGACGACCTCATTTTCCGACAACCGCTGTCACTGAATCGATTATTGTCTCGGGCCATGTCCATGGCGTTGGATATCGGGCTTTTGTCTTGTCCCATGCCCTTCGTCTCGGATTATGGGGGAAAGTGAGAAATCAGGAGGACAAAACAGTTCTTGTGGTCGTTTCCGGGCTCCCTGATGCGATCGATCAGCTGGTCCTGGAGCTTCAAAAGGGACCTTTCGGATCCCGTGTGGACTGTGTGTTGAGGACATCCCTGGGAGTTGCTGGCGAGCAGAGTGGCCCTTTTGTGATTGACCGGGATCTTTGA
- the cbiB gene encoding adenosylcobinamide-phosphate synthase CbiB: protein MIASWALCPMALSLDLLFGERLSVVHPVVLIGRWGRFLEPFLMEVFPRGNWQKLGGVVFLSLVTVPPVWLAIVLTGSFFPPFWGNLISIYLAYSLLAARSLYEHVRDVARALEAEDLTGARVLLRKIVGRDTQALNGSEISRAALESLSENLTDAVVAPLFFLFLGGLPLLVLYKSVSTMDSQVGYKNDLYKDFGWASARFDDLLAFIPARLTMVLCMGFALLGRSRLKESFRLMLSERHFHPSPNSGHGISGYSALLCVRLGGGAFYQGQWVEKPSIGKGFQPPDTEALILGLSLYRKQIAFLLGFLILFFAFRWGVLGDDSWII, encoded by the coding sequence ATGATCGCTTCATGGGCCCTTTGTCCTATGGCGCTGTCATTGGATCTGCTTTTTGGAGAGCGGCTCTCTGTTGTTCATCCTGTCGTTCTGATTGGGAGATGGGGACGCTTTCTGGAACCATTTTTGATGGAGGTCTTTCCAAGGGGAAATTGGCAAAAACTGGGAGGAGTGGTTTTCCTGTCTCTGGTCACAGTGCCTCCCGTATGGCTCGCCATTGTTTTGACAGGATCCTTTTTTCCCCCTTTTTGGGGGAACCTCATTTCGATCTATCTTGCTTATTCCTTGCTTGCGGCGAGAAGTCTTTATGAGCATGTCAGGGATGTTGCGAGAGCTCTTGAAGCGGAAGACCTTACTGGAGCCCGGGTGTTGCTTCGCAAGATTGTTGGCAGGGATACCCAGGCTTTGAACGGATCGGAGATCTCCCGGGCTGCACTGGAAAGCCTGTCGGAAAATCTGACCGATGCAGTCGTGGCTCCGCTTTTTTTTCTCTTTTTGGGTGGACTCCCTCTTTTGGTCCTCTATAAGTCAGTCAGCACGATGGATTCCCAGGTGGGATACAAAAATGACCTTTACAAGGATTTTGGATGGGCAAGTGCCCGATTCGATGATCTTCTGGCGTTTATTCCGGCAAGACTGACAATGGTCTTGTGTATGGGGTTTGCGTTGCTTGGTCGTTCCCGATTGAAGGAATCCTTTCGTCTGATGCTCTCTGAGCGGCATTTTCATCCAAGCCCCAATTCGGGACACGGAATTTCCGGATATTCGGCACTTTTGTGTGTCCGTCTGGGGGGAGGAGCATTCTATCAGGGACAGTGGGTTGAAAAGCCATCCATCGGGAAAGGATTTCAGCCCCCCGATACGGAGGCATTGATTCTCGGTTTGTCGCTTTACAGAAAGCAGATTGCTTTTCTTTTGGGATTCTTGATCCTTTTTTTCGCCTTCAGATGGGGCGTTCTGGGGGATGATTCTTGGATCATCTGA
- the fumC gene encoding class II fumarate hydratase has translation MSEERNVSGKVRQETDSMGAIEVPQDRLWGAQTQRSLHHFSIGQDRMPIRVIRAMGLLKKAAAMVNRDLGKLPSDKADLIIKAAGEVVSGDLDQEFPLFVWQTGSGTQTNMNVNEVIANRAIQLSGGVVGSKNPVHPNDHVNMSQSSNDTFPTAMHVASVLALSEQLLPALSMLQDALSKRVKEFSQIIKIGRTHLMDAVPLTLGQEFSGYVAQLESARANILYAMAPLYKLAIGGTAVGTGLNTHPEFSERVAREISLMTGHPFVSAPNKFMALSSHDELVMASGALKSLAASLMKIANDLRWMGSGPRCGLSELFLPENEPGSSIMPGKVNPTQCEALTMIAVQVMGNDAAIGFAGSQGNFELNVFKPVMVFNFLHSVEILSDGMKNFTRFAVEGLRPNLARIEESVRSSLMLVTALSPHIGYDRSAKVAHVAFEENSTLKEAAIKLGFLTSEEFDRWVRPEQMLGPA, from the coding sequence ATGTCGGAAGAGAGAAATGTTTCAGGGAAGGTGCGACAGGAAACAGACAGCATGGGAGCGATTGAGGTTCCCCAGGATCGCCTTTGGGGAGCACAGACACAAAGGTCTCTCCATCATTTTTCCATTGGACAGGATCGGATGCCTATAAGGGTGATCCGGGCAATGGGTCTTCTCAAAAAAGCTGCGGCAATGGTCAACAGGGACTTGGGCAAGCTTCCTTCTGACAAGGCGGACCTGATCATCAAGGCGGCCGGGGAAGTGGTTTCCGGAGATCTTGATCAGGAATTCCCGCTGTTTGTCTGGCAGACAGGCTCAGGAACCCAAACCAACATGAACGTCAACGAAGTGATCGCCAATCGGGCCATTCAACTTTCAGGGGGCGTTGTCGGCTCCAAGAATCCGGTCCACCCCAATGATCATGTGAACATGTCCCAGTCCTCAAATGACACTTTTCCGACGGCAATGCATGTTGCATCGGTTCTTGCCCTTTCAGAACAGCTGCTTCCGGCACTTTCCATGCTTCAGGATGCTCTTTCGAAGAGGGTGAAGGAGTTTTCCCAGATCATTAAAATTGGGCGGACCCACTTGATGGACGCTGTTCCCCTGACACTGGGCCAGGAATTTTCCGGTTATGTTGCCCAGCTTGAATCGGCGCGGGCAAATATCCTTTACGCTATGGCCCCCCTTTACAAACTGGCGATTGGTGGAACGGCTGTGGGTACAGGACTGAATACGCATCCGGAGTTCTCGGAGAGAGTCGCCCGGGAGATATCCCTGATGACCGGTCATCCCTTTGTCTCCGCCCCGAACAAATTCATGGCACTTTCCTCCCATGATGAACTGGTCATGGCAAGCGGTGCCCTGAAGAGTCTGGCGGCGTCGCTCATGAAAATTGCAAACGATCTCCGCTGGATGGGTTCCGGTCCACGCTGTGGGCTCTCGGAGCTGTTCCTTCCGGAAAATGAGCCGGGAAGCTCCATTATGCCCGGAAAGGTCAACCCCACCCAGTGTGAGGCGCTGACAATGATCGCCGTTCAGGTTATGGGGAATGATGCAGCCATCGGATTTGCCGGCTCCCAGGGGAATTTTGAACTGAATGTCTTTAAGCCTGTCATGGTGTTCAATTTTCTTCATTCGGTGGAAATCCTCTCCGATGGCATGAAAAACTTTACACGCTTTGCCGTGGAAGGGCTTCGCCCGAATCTTGCCAGAATCGAGGAGTCGGTCAGAAGCTCCCTGATGCTTGTGACAGCCCTTTCCCCCCACATCGGATATGATCGCTCTGCAAAAGTGGCCCATGTTGCCTTTGAGGAAAACTCGACACTGAAAGAGGCTGCCATCAAGCTGGGCTTCTTGACGTCTGAAGAGTTTGACCGATGGGTCAGGCCAGAGCAGATGCTGGGTCCTGCTTGA